Genomic DNA from Nitrosarchaeum koreense MY1:
GTCTTTACAAAATTAATGTAGATGGAATTGATTCTATGGGAATCAAAGTAGAAAAATCAATCACAGTTAACATTTGGAAGTAATTTTTTGTAATTTCAAGTAACACAATATATAATCAAATTTTCCCAAACAAATCTGTCGTAAGACATGTGCCGGGGTCGCCTAGCCTGGTAGGGCGCGCGCCTGGAAATAATTAACCATAAAGCGCGTTCTCGCAAGGGAACGGGAGTTCAAATCTCCCTCCCGGCGCCATACTGTTTTTTTGAAATTAATTTATCCAAATTAAAACACAGTAATAATGTAAAGGCATGCCACAATCAAAAAATTATAGTCATATATTGATAAGCAAAATATCTTTTTGATTATGATTTTGAAAATACTACAAAATCTATTATCTAAAAATGAGGAATAGAAATGACGCCTGGACAGATGGATGCAAGAAAAAGAAAAATGGCACAAACCATTGAAAATCCACCAAACTATTTGAGTGAAAATGCTATTTCTGATAAAAAGAAATGGAAGAATCTTAAGAATGATGGATTGCCACGATACTAATTATTTTTGAATTATTTTTCTAATGCTTCATTGTTTCTATATGCAATTAAAAATCCTATGCCGCCACATACAACTCCTATTGCAAGAAAAGCAATAAACCCTCCAATTGGTTCAATAAATGAATCCATAATTGCTGGATATTTTGGACCAAGTTTTCCTTCAGTAAAAATTGAAAGTAGTCCTGTTCCTGCCAACCCTGCATATGTCATAATCATCATTGCACCTGCACCACCTACATTCATTCCAACAAGATGTATTCCAGCTAGTATGTTTGATTTTTTTGTAAATTTTTTCCCCAAAGTGATTTCAAGATGACTGTAAAATAATGCAGTAACTGCAACTGCAACTATGATTATTAAATGAAATATTATTCCTAAAAAGAACCATTTTGCAGTTCCATCAAATGACAGTGATAAATACTGAATTATGTTAATTTGATTGTTCATCATTTGTATTGTGACAATTACTAAGGCCATAACTGTGATTAATGCCCCTTGAATTATTGCTGCAATTATGAATCTGTCAACCCATCTTAGTTTCATGTTTTGCATCTATCTGTTATGGTACTATCTTTAATTTATATCACATAGATTATTTTACTGGCCATTTCTGAGGTAAATCAGTTATCTTATTTTTGAAATTTTGATAACTGTCTTATTATATCGCTGGTGGTAATTATCCCAATTATTTTGTTGTTTTCAGATACTGCCAGTTTACGAATTTTTTTTGCAGCCATTTTTTTTGCAGCTTCTAAAATTGATTTGTTTGGACTTATTGTCTCTACAGGAAACGATGCTACATTTTCTACTGTCATATCTAATGGGTATTTGTTTGCTGCAACTTTAATTGCAAAATCTCTATCTGTGATTATTCCCATGGTCTCTGCAT
This window encodes:
- a CDS encoding cyclic nucleotide-binding/CBS domain-containing protein, with the translated sequence MEFFGSKKNKDASNNNLEKELSQILVKEIMAKELIIAPQSTTIYQISKMMEQGIGSVFVKKDAETMGIITDRDFAIKVAANKYPLDMTVENVASFPVETISPNKSILEAAKKMAAKKIRKLAVSENNKIIGIITTSDIIRQLSKFQK